One region of Niallia sp. Man26 genomic DNA includes:
- a CDS encoding DUF5668 domain-containing protein, which produces MKSYKLFTGVVLVGFGLYFLLNELNMSPFPDFYSWPTLLIIVGLAFLCQGFIGKDHGSILPGVILTGFGLHFHLVNKLAIWPDDTGTFLLIIALGFILFNQRAGSGLVNGVLFLLLAGLLLFYEEIVASITFIHIGESTLKFFTPLLFLLIGGYFLLSKRK; this is translated from the coding sequence ATGAAATCTTATAAATTATTTACTGGTGTTGTGCTAGTTGGATTCGGATTATACTTTTTACTAAATGAATTAAATATGTCTCCATTCCCTGACTTTTATTCTTGGCCTACATTGCTAATCATCGTTGGCCTTGCCTTTTTATGTCAAGGCTTTATAGGCAAGGATCATGGCTCTATCTTGCCTGGGGTGATTTTAACAGGGTTTGGCCTTCACTTTCACCTTGTTAATAAACTGGCGATTTGGCCGGATGATACGGGAACATTTTTATTGATTATCGCGTTAGGGTTTATTCTCTTCAATCAAAGAGCAGGTTCGGGCCTGGTAAATGGTGTGCTGTTTCTACTGTTGGCAGGCTTGCTGCTTTTTTACGAAGAAATAGTGGCTTCCATTACGTTCATCCATATCGGTGAAAGTACACTGAAATTCTTTACACCGCTTTTATTCCTGCTTATTGGCGGATATTTTCTGCTTTCGAAACGGAAATAA
- a CDS encoding ribonuclease J has product MTSEKPISIFALGGLNEIGKNMYVLEYGDTILAIDCGNKFPDESLLGIDLIIPDISYLVENKEKVKALIVTHGHEDHIGGIPYFLKQLNVPVYGTKFTLGLIELKLKEHGLAGDTELIEITNSSQLTFDEIKAEFFKVNHSIPDCVGIVFRTPLGNIVHTGDFKFDLTPANKEHSDIHKMAQIGSEGVLLLISESTNAERPGLSPSEQLVGSHILEAFRKAERKVILSTFASNINRVQQVVDAAIDTNRKLALLGRSMLNVVEVAMTRGYLQVPEGLLIDQDQIELFPPEKVAILCTGSQGEPLAALARLSTGNFRGVEVLRGDTVIFAAGPIPGNERYVSRIVDNFFAIGANVIYGSGSMSGMHVSGHGYQEDLKLMLTLMRPHYFIPIHGEYRMLNQHRSLAESVGVEEGNTFIIGNGDVVDIQDKKARFTRNVHAGNTYVDGVGVGDVGEVVLRDRKQLAEDGMLVIVLTMSKHEKKLIAEPDTISRGFVYVRDAEDLLREVNRLIKEAVMSIDARGKNQWGAIKQEVRKAAGQYIFHQTKRKPMILPIIIEV; this is encoded by the coding sequence GTGACAAGTGAGAAACCAATATCCATATTTGCTTTAGGCGGTTTAAATGAAATTGGAAAAAACATGTACGTATTGGAATATGGGGACACAATCTTAGCAATTGACTGCGGAAACAAATTTCCTGATGAAAGTCTGCTTGGAATCGATTTAATAATCCCTGATATCAGTTATTTAGTAGAAAATAAGGAGAAAGTGAAGGCACTTATTGTCACACATGGTCATGAGGATCATATTGGCGGCATCCCTTATTTTTTGAAACAATTAAATGTACCTGTTTATGGAACAAAATTTACTCTTGGCCTTATTGAACTAAAGCTTAAGGAACATGGTCTTGCAGGGGATACAGAATTGATTGAGATTACTAATAGCTCACAATTAACATTTGACGAAATTAAAGCCGAATTTTTCAAGGTGAATCACAGTATTCCTGATTGTGTAGGCATCGTATTTCGTACCCCACTTGGAAATATTGTGCACACGGGAGACTTTAAGTTCGATCTAACCCCTGCGAATAAGGAACACTCAGATATACATAAAATGGCTCAAATCGGTTCAGAAGGAGTTTTATTGCTTATATCTGAAAGCACGAATGCTGAACGGCCTGGCCTGTCTCCATCTGAACAATTAGTAGGCAGCCATATTCTTGAAGCCTTCCGAAAAGCAGAAAGAAAAGTGATTTTGTCAACATTTGCTTCCAATATTAACAGGGTACAGCAAGTTGTGGATGCAGCAATCGATACAAATCGCAAGCTTGCTCTTCTTGGCAGAAGCATGCTTAATGTCGTGGAGGTTGCGATGACTCGTGGCTACTTACAAGTTCCAGAAGGTCTGTTAATCGACCAGGACCAGATTGAACTATTCCCTCCAGAAAAGGTCGCGATACTTTGTACAGGCAGTCAGGGAGAACCATTAGCTGCACTTGCCAGATTATCGACTGGAAATTTTCGGGGAGTTGAAGTGCTTCGCGGTGATACCGTTATTTTTGCTGCCGGTCCAATTCCAGGAAATGAAAGATATGTTTCGCGAATTGTGGACAACTTCTTTGCAATCGGAGCAAATGTAATTTACGGTTCTGGCAGCATGTCTGGCATGCATGTTTCGGGACATGGGTATCAAGAAGATTTAAAGCTTATGCTGACATTGATGAGGCCGCACTATTTCATCCCGATACACGGTGAATACAGAATGCTTAACCAGCACCGTAGCCTTGCTGAATCAGTCGGTGTAGAGGAAGGCAACACTTTTATTATCGGCAATGGTGACGTTGTCGACATTCAAGATAAAAAAGCAAGATTTACAAGAAATGTCCATGCTGGCAACACCTATGTTGATGGTGTTGGTGTAGGGGATGTCGGCGAGGTAGTACTTCGGGACCGCAAGCAGCTTGCTGAGGATGGAATGCTTGTAATCGTGCTGACAATGAGCAAGCATGAGAAAAAGCTGATTGCAGAGCCAGATACTATTTCAAGAGGCTTTGTATACGTACGAGATGCCGAAGATCTCCTTCGGGAGGTAAACCGCCTTATTAAAGAAGCAGTCATGAGCATTGACGCAAGAGGTAAAAATCAATGGGGTGCCATTAAGCAGGAAGTGCGCAAAGCTGCAGGCCAGTATATCTTCCATCAAACGAAAAGAAAACCGATGATCCTGCCGATCATTATTGAAGTATAA
- the yihA gene encoding ribosome biogenesis GTP-binding protein YihA/YsxC — MKVNSAEIVISAVKPHQYPETDLPEFALAGRSNVGKSSFINKMLGRKALARISSKPGKTQTLNFYLINEMLHFVDVPGYGYAKVSKKEREAWGKMLETYFTTREQLKAVVLITDIRHAPTADDVTMYEFLKHYGIPAVIIATKADKISKSQWQKHLKVTRETLDLSKDDHLILFSSETGEGKDKVWSLLQYLSKN, encoded by the coding sequence TTGAAAGTAAATAGTGCAGAAATAGTAATTAGTGCAGTAAAGCCACATCAATACCCGGAAACAGATTTACCTGAATTCGCGTTAGCTGGCAGATCAAATGTAGGAAAGTCTTCCTTTATTAATAAAATGCTTGGCAGAAAGGCGCTTGCTCGTATTTCCTCCAAGCCAGGGAAAACGCAGACATTAAATTTTTACTTAATTAACGAAATGCTTCACTTTGTAGACGTTCCTGGCTACGGATACGCAAAAGTATCCAAGAAGGAGCGGGAAGCATGGGGCAAGATGCTCGAAACATATTTTACGACAAGAGAGCAGCTTAAAGCAGTTGTCTTGATTACAGACATTAGACATGCCCCAACTGCAGATGATGTCACGATGTATGAGTTTCTCAAACATTATGGTATACCGGCAGTAATCATTGCAACAAAAGCAGACAAAATTTCTAAATCCCAATGGCAAAAGCATTTAAAAGTCACACGGGAAACTTTAGATCTTAGCAAAGACGATCATCTTATCCTCTTCTCAAGTGAAACAGGAGAAGGGAAAGATAAAGTCTGGTCATTGCTGCAGTACCTTTCCAAAAACTAA